A section of the Spirosoma pollinicola genome encodes:
- the topA gene encoding type I DNA topoisomerase encodes MKKLLIVESPNKCKKISSILDKLYGAGVWKVVASVGHFRDLPLKSLGVHRDQGYGLSYELHPDKLKIVKDIKGLAQQVGIANCYLATDLDREGESISFHLAQILGIPISQTKRVTFDEVTEKAIAAAVSNPRVLDMKLVSAQEGRRAIDRLTGYEISPLMSRKLGNRLSAGRVQSVALRLVVERERTIEAFKSKSDFRLKGEFLTPNGEGIKATYHQPFLTEEAIVSYLKASVQKTYSVASIDVKPLVRQPSPPFTTSTLQQDAIRKLSKKAGRWSAKKVMEVAQELFAKGHITYMRTDSPNLSQEAVEAIKEQVNTRLGASYFEARTFKAKQAAQEAHEAIRPTHFDHQQAGDTPDEQALYELIYRRAMASQMKPALFEQTTIFITSADPQDLFTAVAKVEKFNGYLAVYDEETDEEGEEETTSLKKIAKGDKLRCQKLIGRQTYSQPAKRYDEASLVRELEKRDIGRPSTYASIVGTIQARDYVRTDSIPASKLPSVIFTLENNKLEKKVEQQTVGGDQSKLVPSSVGHQVTEYLEANFSKLVDYAFTASMEKRLDEVAGGKATYKQVVSEFDTDHQHLLQLADASQHDVVRTPSMLEVGELNGEPVKTGKGKYGTYVLYKGEFLDARQYEPDQITLDLVVQLLEKKNQQLPQRHENLIHKVGKYEVRQGPHGQYVTDGKTNARLPHQITTTEQIKQLTSENCQAILNSYQTWKKSQAGGKSQPKQVAKKG; translated from the coding sequence GTGAAAAAACTGCTAATTGTTGAATCGCCGAATAAATGTAAAAAGATCAGTTCCATTCTCGACAAACTCTACGGAGCTGGCGTTTGGAAAGTCGTCGCTTCGGTGGGTCACTTTCGGGATCTGCCCCTCAAATCATTGGGCGTCCATCGGGACCAGGGATATGGCCTGAGCTATGAGCTGCATCCTGATAAACTGAAGATCGTTAAGGACATCAAAGGCCTGGCTCAGCAGGTCGGGATTGCCAACTGTTATCTGGCAACGGATTTGGACCGGGAAGGAGAGTCTATATCATTCCACTTAGCTCAAATCCTCGGTATTCCGATTTCCCAGACCAAGCGGGTGACCTTCGACGAAGTCACCGAAAAAGCGATTGCAGCAGCTGTTTCAAACCCGCGGGTACTGGATATGAAACTGGTAAGTGCCCAGGAGGGGCGCCGGGCAATAGATCGGTTGACAGGCTACGAGATTTCACCACTCATGAGCCGCAAGCTAGGCAACCGGCTAAGTGCTGGCCGGGTCCAATCGGTAGCCCTGCGTTTAGTTGTGGAACGCGAGCGAACCATCGAAGCTTTTAAATCAAAATCGGATTTCAGACTTAAGGGGGAATTCCTGACACCAAATGGTGAAGGGATCAAGGCAACCTACCATCAACCGTTTCTGACGGAAGAAGCTATTGTTTCGTACTTAAAAGCCTCCGTACAGAAAACGTATTCCGTGGCCAGCATTGACGTAAAACCATTGGTGCGTCAACCCAGTCCACCTTTTACCACCTCCACCCTGCAACAGGATGCAATCCGGAAGCTCAGTAAGAAAGCGGGACGCTGGTCAGCCAAAAAAGTAATGGAGGTTGCTCAGGAGTTATTTGCCAAAGGGCATATCACGTATATGCGTACGGATTCTCCTAATTTATCGCAGGAAGCCGTCGAGGCCATTAAAGAACAGGTGAATACCCGTTTAGGCGCATCCTATTTTGAGGCAAGAACCTTCAAGGCCAAGCAAGCTGCACAAGAGGCTCACGAAGCCATTCGACCAACTCACTTTGACCATCAACAAGCTGGTGATACGCCGGATGAACAGGCGCTTTACGAACTGATATATCGTCGGGCTATGGCTTCCCAGATGAAACCGGCCTTGTTTGAACAGACTACGATATTCATCACCTCAGCTGATCCACAGGATTTATTTACGGCCGTAGCCAAAGTGGAAAAGTTCAATGGATACCTAGCCGTTTATGACGAAGAAACCGATGAAGAAGGGGAAGAAGAAACAACATCCCTGAAAAAAATTGCCAAAGGAGATAAACTACGCTGTCAGAAACTCATTGGCCGACAAACCTACAGCCAACCCGCCAAACGGTATGATGAGGCCAGTCTGGTTCGTGAGCTGGAAAAACGGGACATTGGGCGCCCATCTACGTACGCCAGCATTGTTGGTACAATTCAGGCTCGTGATTACGTGCGTACTGATTCTATCCCAGCCTCAAAGTTGCCATCAGTTATTTTTACCCTGGAAAATAATAAACTGGAAAAAAAAGTAGAGCAACAAACCGTTGGCGGTGATCAAAGCAAATTAGTCCCGAGTTCAGTGGGCCATCAGGTAACTGAATATCTGGAAGCTAATTTCAGCAAACTGGTCGATTACGCGTTCACGGCTTCCATGGAAAAGCGTCTGGATGAAGTTGCCGGTGGAAAAGCTACTTATAAACAAGTAGTGAGTGAGTTTGATACGGATCATCAGCATTTGCTGCAGTTAGCGGATGCATCTCAGCACGACGTCGTCCGAACTCCATCGATGCTTGAAGTTGGAGAACTTAATGGAGAACCCGTAAAAACCGGCAAGGGGAAGTACGGTACTTACGTCCTGTATAAAGGGGAATTCCTGGATGCACGCCAGTATGAACCAGATCAAATTACGCTGGACCTGGTCGTACAATTACTGGAAAAGAAAAACCAGCAGCTCCCGCAACGTCATGAAAATTTGATTCACAAAGTAGGAAAGTATGAAGTCCGTCAGGGTCCACATGGCCAGTACGTGACTGATGGTAAGACCAATGCCCGTTTACCTCATCAAATTACCACCACCGAGCAGATCAAGCAACTGACAAGCGAAAACTGCCAGGCAATACTAAATAGCTATCAAACCTGGAAAAAATCGCAGGCAGGAGGCAAGAGCCAACCAAAACAAGTTGCCAAAAAAGGTTGA